The nucleotide window TTCGCTGCTGTTGCGAATTCATTGGCTCGATCACCACCAGAAAACTGAAAACCCAAGAACCTCGGGGTTTCGAACTCCCAAAGGAGGAAAATGTCCAAGTAGCAATATGATGTCCAAGAAAAAATATGTGCTGCGATGCGAAACCAGGCGGCAGGTGACAAGCGGGAAGAGAAATTGCTGGACACCTAGGTAGTTTGTTGGTAGGTGTGGTAGCAATGAGATGCAGCTAGGTTATAATATTCGCGGGAAAGCAAAGACGAGGGCAAGGGAATGACGATTTTCTGGGTCGAGTGATGGCGTTCTGCCGTCAACAGTCAAGTTGTATCTGTCTAGTAGCAAAACTCCACGGACTCATGCCCGCCTTGTTGGTGGGCACTCCAATGGCCCCGGGTCCGCTCCCATTTTCCACTTTCAACCTTAATTGATGAGGGTGGGTAGGTGGGTGGGCGGTTGATGGGCAGACAAAGATGAAAACTAGCTGGCGGTATCGGCCTCCCGCCTCCATCTTGGGTCGCTCGCTTGCGATTGTACCTCTCGGGGCCAaaacaacacacacacaggtACAGCATGCGATGCAGTTGCCACCCGCGCACGCCGTGCTGCCAAGCGGGTTGATGttgacttccactttgcagTGCGGGATTGGGAGAAGCGCTGCCGAGCCAAAGCATGCAGTTTGGCGGTGTCGACGGAAGCTTCAGGGGTTCGATAGAGCTTATCGCGGTGGAGATCCTTCACGTCAGTAGCCCCACCGAGgtaacttccacttccatctcGAGTGACCCTTCCCGATCCGTCGCACATGCCAGGAACGTCGACGACGAAGGGCTCCAGGATGGACCGAGTTTCACGAAGCATTTTGTACTACTTGGATTTACCATAAACTGAAGCCATTTCGCATTGGATGTGTCTCGGAAGGAAAGTCTACCCCGCGTTACTCGTCAAGCGAAAAGTTACACAGCATAACCGGTCTACCGCCAATAAGAGCCAAAAGTCGGAGAGTTGGATCGATTAACTTCTTACTTTGACATGTGCGGACCTTGTTACTGCTTTAAAGTTGGTAGCCCAACCTTTTGTCACTTGATCAATCGTGATTCAAGACCAGCCATGGCAGGTCTCTCTTCACATAGAGGTACGAATCGAATTTGTTGTACGAATCGTACAGCGGCATGCTTTTGGTGTGCTTCGTAATGAGATGTCGGTGTTCCATCACTCGGTCTCCGCCTGGCAACTGCATCGGATATCTTGCCTCACACTGCTTGGTTGGTCATCATCAATAGCTGACACAAACAGCCATGACGACTCTTAGGTTCGGGGGCCAGTGGGGCGATTGGTCGATAATGTATACGATTGTGCCAGTCCCGAAGTTATCCATGTTAAATCCAGTTTCAAGAAACCCATCTGCGCCGCCAATAGATAGAAAAGAACGCCTTTATAAAACGCCGCATTATCCCACAAAATCTCTCCTTTCCATGAGTAAGGATATATCAAACTCGGGGTATTCGTTCGTGTCGGAAGATTAAATGGGCTTGATCTTGAAGTGCAAGGCAATGAGACTGAACACCAGCGCCTTGAGGTCCTGAACGAGGTAGTAGAAGACGCGCAAGCCTTCTGGGTCGGCCGAGTCCGTAACATCGTTGATCGATCCGATCTTGGCAGTCTATTTCCTGTATTAGCTCTGAACATTTTGCAGAAATAGATTCCGACACTGGCAAGACGCACCTCGAATGAAATGTGGTCGTTCCCGAGGCGGATCTCCAACTCCTGCTTTCCGTCTTTGTTTTTGGTCGGCCAtttctcgtcgtcttcccTGTTGGCCTGTCAGCAGCCGCTCCATGTTGTTTGTATAAAAGGGTGAACATGATGTCGTACTTCATAATCTCGCTGTCCTTGATGATGCGCTTGATCTCGTCAATGACCAGAGAGCTGACGCACACTAAAAGAGACCCTCGTCAGTATATGGATGTCCACGGCCGGCTAAACAGTGTTTCCTACTCTCTTTCCTGATCAGACTGTCGTTACGGTAGTTGGAGTTGTTGGCATATCGGGCAGTGGCGCTACGTCCGTCGCCGAGGACGCGAAAGTCGAACTCTGTAGTCAAAGGGCGGTAGTTTAGCATCGTGGTCGTGGAAACGTGGGAGCTTGCGTCTCGAGGCGCAAATGGCTGAACACACCTAGGAACTCGTGGCCGAAGCGGCCCGAGTGGCCAGAGCTAAGCCGGCTGTTAGCATGGTGTTTTCAATGTGTGAGTGAATCGAATCCCGTAGGGGTGTACATACTAGTAGCGCAGATAGAAGGGTTCGTTGGCGGCTGACATGGCTGTTTGTTGCTTCTGTCAGTAGTAGGCTTTGCAAGACAAGAGGCAGAGATGCAGCCAGCGGCTTGGTTCCTGTCGCTTTTGGATGGACAACCTTGAAAGTCGCGCCCGCGCGGCCACGCTCCAGTGACATTGGCGGGGCACACGGCCCCACACTTGACCCCAGCTTGGCCCAGGGGCATTGTTTGGGCTCCAAGCTGACTCCGGGTTCACGAGCCTTCCTGACAGCTGGCAATCCGTATCTACACGTGATCCTTCGACTGTTTGGACAAGCTGGCAGATGGCAGACTCGGCCAGGAGATGGAGGCTTGGTGAGGCCGTAAGGGTGTCGGGGGGTCCGTGCTTCGCCGTGTGCTGTTGCGGCCGGCCAGAATGCCACATCTCCCAGGGGCCGTCTCTCGATAGAATTGACCGTCCTATCCACGCTGGCTCTTCCAgacttcaacaacaagcacAGGTGATGCTCCGCTCTCTCACCTCGCCGGCGCACTCCAGACAACCCTTTCATTGCGCAGCCGTCTCTTGATTTTCGGCCAACCACGACCCTGTCAGTCCAGGGGGAGGAAACCACATCCAGCACCAAGGCCAGCTCATCGTCACTCTTCAGGAGCTCGAGGCAGCCACTCAGTCCATCCATTTACTAGCACCACGCAACCTACAACGGGGCAAACAACACCTTACCACACCCGCCCCTCTCTAATTTCGATCCGCGACTCCTCTTCAGGACGCCCGGCCAGCTACTTTCTACCAAATTCAATCTCAACTTTAATCAAAGACGGCCCGGCCGCCGCCAGCTCTCCAACATGTCGTTCCTCGAAAATGCCTACAGCTTGGTCAAGGACAATGCCGTCGACGGCACCCCAACCGTGCAGGAGCTCAAGACGCAGCTCGAAAAGGGCACCGACGAGACCAAGATCGAGACCATGAAGCGCATTCTTACCATCATGCTCAATGGCGATCCCATGCCCCAATTGCTCATGCACATTATCCGATTCGTAATGCCTTCTAAATCCAAGCCCCTGAAGAAGCTTCTATACTTCTACTATGAGATCTGCCCCAAGCTTGATGCCCAAGGGAAGCTCAAGCAGGAGTTCATCCTAGTATGGTAAGGCATTCCGTGTCCGTCTGGGCATGCTGGCCCCTCCAAGCTGACCAGCCATTGCCTCGCAGTAACGGCATCCGAAACGACTTGCAACACCCGAACGAGTACATCCGAGGCAACACGCTGCGCTTCCTGTGCAAGCTGCGGGAGGCCGAACTTCTCGAGCCTTTGCTCTCCTCAGCCCGGGGCTGTCTCGAACATCGCCATGCCTATGTCCGAAAGAACGCCGTCTTTGCTGTCGCTTCCATTTACCAGCACTCCCCGTCGCTTATTCCCGATGCTGCGGACTTGATCTCCACGTTCCTCGAAGGCGAAAGCGACCCAACCTGCAAGCGGAATGGCTTCGCCGCCCTTGCCAGCATCGACCACGACAAGGCTCTTCTCTATCTCAGCACCGTCTTTGACGGTATTCCCAACGCAGATGAGCTTTTGCAGTTGGCCGAGTTGGAGTTCATCAGGAAAGATGCTGTTGTCAACACCCAGAACAAGGCGCGCTACCTCCGTCTTATTTTTGACCTTTTGGAAGCTAGTGCCTCGACCGTTATCTACGAAGCGGCCTCGTCGTTGACGGCCCTCACCAACAACCCTGTCGCTGTCAAGGCTGCTGCCAGCAAGTTCATTGAGCTTGCGATCAAGGAGGCGGATAACAATGTCAAGCTTATCGTTCTGGACCGTGTCGATCAACTCCGCCAAAAGAACCCCGGCGTCCTGGACGACCTGACCATGGAGGTGTTGCGCGTTCTCTCTAGCACGGATATCGATGTGCGGAGGAAGGGTCTCGAGATCGCTTTGGAGATGGTCTCCAGCAAGAACGTGGAGGAAGTCGTGCTTTTGCTCAAGAAGGAGCTGTCCAAGACGGTTGACCAGGAGTACGAGAAGAACAACGAGTACCGCCAGCTTCTTATCCACTCCATCCATCAATGCGCTATCAAGTTCTCCGAAGTCGCCGCTAGCGTCGTCGGCTTGCTCATGGACTTTATTGCCGatttcaacaacaactccgCCGTTGATGTTATTAACTTTGTCAAGGAGGTCGTCGAGAAGTTCCCTCAGCTCAGGCCAGCAATCATTGCGAGACTGGTAGATACCCTGAGTGAAGTCCGCGCTGGTAAGATCTACCGCGGTATTCTCTGGATTATCGGCGAGTACTCGCTTGAGGAGAAGGATATCAGGGACGCATGGAAGAGAATTCGGGCAAGCCTGGGTGAGATCCCGATCTTGGCATCCGAGCAACGGTTGCTGGATaatgttgatggtgatgccgaggagaaggagaaggagcaggtCAATGGCTCAAGGGCAGCGCCGACTGGCTCACGCAAGGTCCTTGCTGACGGCACATACGCTACCGAGACTGCCCTTACCAGCCAGTCTACAGCTGCTGCACGCCTGGAGGCTGTCAAGGCTTCGTCGAAGCCCCCTCTCAGGCAACTTATCCTTGACGGCGATTACTACCTTGCCACTGTTCTCGCATCGACCCTTACCAAGCTTGTCATGCGTCATGCCGAGATCTCCTCGGAAGAGGCTCGCACGAACGCCCTCCGCGCTGAGGCTATGCTCATCATGATCTCCGTCATTCGTGTTGGTCAGTCGCAGTTCGTCAAGGCCCCTATTGATGAAGATTCGGTGGATCGTATCATGAGCTGTGTGCGCTCCCTTGCCGAGTTCACCGCGCACAAGGAGTTGGAGACCGTTTATCTCGAGGATACCAGGAAGGCGTTCAGGGCGATGGTCCAGgttgaggagaagaagcgcgcAGCAAAAGAGGCCCACCAAAAGGCAAAGACGGCCACCCAGGTGGACGATGTTTATCAAATCCGCCAGCTTTCCAAGAAGAATGCCACTGATGGGGCTGATGCTTTCGATGCCGATCTCGAGCGTGCCACTGGTGGAGACAACAGCTCGGCTGAGGACCTATCTGGCAAGCTTAGCCGCGTTGTCCAGCTCACCGGTTTCTCCGACCCTGTTTATGCTGAGGCCTATGTCAAGGTCCACCAGTTCGACATTGTACTAGACGTACTACTCGTCAACCAAACAACTGAGACCCTCCAGAACCTTACCGTCGAGTTCGCAACTCTCGGTGACC belongs to Neurospora crassa OR74A linkage group IV, whole genome shotgun sequence and includes:
- a CDS encoding mago nashi protein, producing MSAANEPFYLRYYSGHSGRFGHEFLEFDFRVLGDGRSATARYANNSNYRNDSLIRKEMCVSSLVIDEIKRIIKDSEIMKEDDEKWPTKNKDGKQELEIRLGNDHISFETAKIGSINDVTDSADPEGLRVFYYLVQDLKALVFSLIALHFKIKPI
- a CDS encoding coatomer beta subunit, giving the protein MSFLENAYSLVKDNAVDGTPTVQELKTQLEKGTDETKIETMKRILTIMLNGDPMPQLLMHIIRFVMPSKSKPLKKLLYFYYEICPKLDAQGKLKQEFILVCNGIRNDLQHPNEYIRGNTLRFLCKLREAELLEPLLSSARGCLEHRHAYVRKNAVFAVASIYQHSPSLIPDAADLISTFLEGESDPTCKRNGFAALASIDHDKALLYLSTVFDGIPNADELLQLAELEFIRKDAVVNTQNKARYLRLIFDLLEASASTVIYEAASSLTALTNNPVAVKAAASKFIELAIKEADNNVKLIVLDRVDQLRQKNPGVLDDLTMEVLRVLSSTDIDVRRKGLEIALEMVSSKNVEEVVLLLKKELSKTVDQEYEKNNEYRQLLIHSIHQCAIKFSEVAASVVGLLMDFIADFNNNSAVDVINFVKEVVEKFPQLRPAIIARLVDTLSEVRAGKIYRGILWIIGEYSLEEKDIRDAWKRIRASLGEIPILASEQRLLDNVDGDAEEKEKEQVNGSRAAPTGSRKVLADGTYATETALTSQSTAAARLEAVKASSKPPLRQLILDGDYYLATVLASTLTKLVMRHAEISSEEARTNALRAEAMLIMISVIRVGQSQFVKAPIDEDSVDRIMSCVRSLAEFTAHKELETVYLEDTRKAFRAMVQVEEKKRAAKEAHQKAKTATQVDDVYQIRQLSKKNATDGADAFDADLERATGGDNSSAEDLSGKLSRVVQLTGFSDPVYAEAYVKVHQFDIVLDVLLVNQTTETLQNLTVEFATLGDLKVVEKPTSQNLGPHDFHNVQCTIKVSSTDTGVIFGNVVYEGAHSTDTHVVILNDLHVDIMDYIQPATCTETQFRTMWTEFEWENKVNINSKAKSLREFLDLLMASTNMNCLTPEASLKGDCQFLSANLYARSVFGEDALANLSIEKEGEDGPITGFLRIRSRSQGLALSLGSLKALNKIGSAA